Proteins encoded in a region of the Benincasa hispida cultivar B227 chromosome 2, ASM972705v1, whole genome shotgun sequence genome:
- the LOC120070784 gene encoding polyprotein of EF-Ts, chloroplastic, protein MSVISPSSISNVSLVPIANHTGKTNSSTRFSFSRKPTKHTLHNQRFLLPLSTSVRLFPNCSKNLFCNRGRRIPIFSASGTDVAVEESDSPVSGEESSPNPELSSGAVATSEKSPVKSDAAPTQSKRPRPVRKSEMPAVNNEELIPGATFTGKVRSIQPFGAFVDFGAFTDGLVHVSRLSDSFVKDVASVVSVGQEVKVRLIEANAETGRISLSMRENDERKESPPSNDKPGSGRKNAPKARGPRRDEVKKSSKFVKGQDLQGTVKNITRSGAFISLPEGEEGFLPSSEESFEGFGNLMGGSTLEIGQEVDVRVLRIARGQVTLTMKKDEDNEKSDCQLDQGKVYAATNPFLLAFRKNKDIATFLDERGKVEEAAKQSVVQKVTEIVEGIVDTDHTRADDKEEESLPSVVDEVVKDDEPASSADSSAVTQDDSESILSTSEDIAVDGVVDAEDKEAEGSSEAKASDDKYEVLDDSSSDVLVTQDEGESSLSSSDNIVDGVTDTDEKEAGESSEVKPSEDEQSEEVHVVEAAQPIDGPETDGKVVAPDDEANKLVSSESQVSEELVASEDSVFTENESEQSQKDLENEIVSASPSEKEEDKPESDSNGSITSLGQSSEEVAESQVDIQAPAENPEVLSSTPVVEEKIEAAPENSADPPEEVAPKAVISPALVKQLRDETGAGMMDCKKALAESGGDIAKAQEFLRKKGLASAEKKASRATAEGRIGSYIHDGRIGVLIEVNCETDFVSRGDIFRELVDDLAMQVAACPQVQYVVTEDVPEEIVNKEREVEMQKEDLLSKPEQIRSRIVEGRIGKRLEELALLEQPYIKNDKVVLKDWVKQTIATIGENIKVKRFVRYNLGEGLEKKSQDFAAEVAAQTAAKPATTPTVKEEQPSVEEAKEAVPKAAAVAVPAALVKKLREETGAGMMDCKKALSETGGDLEKAQEYLRKKGLSSADKKSSRLAAEGRIGSYIHDSRIGVLIEVNCETDFVGRNERFKELVNDLAMQVVACPEVKFVSIEDIPESIVEKEREIELQREDLQNKPENIREKIVDGRISKRLGELVLLEQPFIKDDSILVKDLVKQTVASLGENIKVRRFVRFTIGEIVADASEKIEA, encoded by the exons ATGTCAGTAATAAGTCCATCTTCTATCAGCAATGTTTCACTTGTTCCTATAGCCAACCATACGGGGAAGACCAATAGTTCAACAAGATTCAGCTTTTCTAGAAAACCCACTAAACATACACTTCATAACCAAAGATTTCTTTTACCCCTATCAACTTCGGTTAGGCTGTTTCCAAATTGTAGTAAAAACCTTTTTTGTAATCGTGGCCGTAGAATCCCTATATTTTCTGCTTCAGGCACTGATGTGGCAGTGGAGGAATCAGATTCACCAGTTTCTGGCGAAGAATCAAGTCCAAACCCAGAACTTTCATCAGGTGCAGTCGCAACAAGTGAAAAGAGCCCTGTTAAATCAGATGCTGCTCCTACACAGTCAAAACGTCCGAGACCTGTGAGGAAGAGTGAGATGCCAGCTGTAAATAATGAGGAACTTATTCCTGGTGCAACTTTTACTGGGAAAGTAAGATCAATTCAACCATTTGGTGCCTTTGTTGATTTTGGAGCATTCACTGATGGCTTAGTACATGTGTCAAGGTTGAGTGATAGCTTTGTTAAGGATGTTGCAAGTGTTGTTTCTGTCGGGCAAGAGGTGAAAGTAAGATTGATTGAAGCAAATGCTGAGACTGGACGAATTTCTCTCTCAATGCGTGAAAATGATGAAAGGAAAGAATCTCCTCCTAGCAATGATAAACCTGGGTCTGGCAGAAAGAATGCTCCAAAAGCAAGAGGACCAAGAAGGGATGAGGTGAAGAAAAGCTCAAAGTTTGTCAAGGGGCAAGATTTACAGGGCACGGTGAAAAATATTACCAGGTCCGGTGCTTTCATATCTCTTCCCGAGGGAGAGGAAGGATTCCTCCCCAGTTCTGAGGAATCCTTTGAAGGATTTGGGAATCTTATGGGAGGCTCTACTTTAGAAATTGGCCAAGAGGTTGATGTTAGGGTGTTGCGGATTGCAAGAGGACAGGTAACTTTGACCATGAAAAAAGATGAAGACAATGAAAAGTCAGACTGTCAGCTCGATCAAGGGAAAGTTTATGCAGCAACAAACCCCTTCTTGTTAGCATTTCGTAAGAACAAAGATATTGCTACATTTTTAGATGAGAGGGGAAAAGTAGAGGAAGCAGCTAAGCAATCTGTGGTTCAGAAGGTTACAGAAATAGTAGAAGGGATAGTTGATACAGATCATACCAGAGCTGATGACAAGGAGGAGGAAAGTTTGCCTTCTGTAGTCGATGAGGTAGTTAAAGATGATGAGCCTGCAAGTTCAGCTGATTCATCTGCTGTGACTCAAGATGACTCTGAGAGCATACTGTCTACATCAGAAGACATTGCTGTGGATGGTGTAGTTGATGCAGAGGACAAAGAAGCAGAGGGAAGTTCTGAAGCAAAGGCTTCTGATGATAAGTATGAAGTGTTAGATGACTCATCTTCTGATGTTTTGGTCACCCAAGATGAAGGAGAAAGTTCATTATCTAGTTCAGACAATATTGTGGATGGTGTAACTGATACTGATGAGAAAGAAGCAGGGGAAAGTTCTGAAGTAAAGCCCTCAGAAGACGAGCAATCTGAAGAGGTCCATGTGGTTGAGGCTGCTCAACCTATAGATGGACCTGAGACTGATGGGAAAGTAGTAGCCCCTGATGACGAAGCCAACAAATTAGTATCTTCAGAAAGTCAAGTTAGTGAAGAGCTTGTGGCTAGTGAAGACAGTGTCTTTACAGAGAACGAAAGTGAGCAAAGCCAAAAGGATTtggaaaatgaaattgtttctgcTTCTCCATCTGAAAAGGAAGAGGATAAACCAGAATCTGATTCAAATGGTAGCATCACGAGCTTAG GTCAATCAAGTGAAGAAGTTGCTGAGAGTCAAGTTGATATTCAGGCACCTGCTGAAAACCCTGAAGTTCTTTCCTCTACACCAGTTGTAGAAGAAAAGATAGAAGCCGCTCCTGAGAACAGTGCTGATCCACCAGAAGAAGTTGCACCAAAAG CTGTGATATCACCTGCTTTGGTAAAGCAGCTTCGTGACGAAACAGGAGCAGGGATGATGGATTGCAAAAAAGCTCTGGCGGAGAGTGGAGGTGACATTGCTAAAGCTCAGGAGTTCCTCAGAAAGAAAGGCTTGGCAAGTGCAgaaaagaaagctagcagagcCACAGCTGAAGGAAGAATAGGTTCCTATATTCATGACGGTAGGATCGGAGTCCTAATAGAAGTGAACTGTGAAACAGATTTTGTCTCGAGAGGGGATATCTTCAGGGAGTTGGTTGATGATTTAGCAATGCAAGTTGCTGCATGCCCTCAAGTACAATATGTGGTGACTGAAGATGTTCCAGAAGAGATCGTGAACAAAGAAAGAGAGGTCGAGATGCAGAAGGAAGATCTTTTATCTAAACCTGAGCAGATCAGGTCAAGAATTGTTGAAGGGCGGATAGGGAAGAGGCTTGAAGAGTTGGCATTGCTTGAACAACCATATATCAAGAATGATAAAGTGGTGCTAAAAGACTGGGTTAAACAAACTATTGCAACCATTGGAGAAAACATTAAGGTGAAGAGATTTGTGAGATACAATCTTGGAGAAGGCTTGGAGAAGAAAAGCCAAGATTTTGCGGCTGAGGTGGCAGCACAGACAGCAGCTAAACCTGCTACAACTCCAACAGTAAAAGAGGAGCAGCCCAGTGTAGAGGAAGCGAAGGAAGCTGTTCCCAA GGCTGCAGCTGTTGCCGTTCCTGCAGCACTTGTTAAAAAACTCCGAGAGGAGACTGGAGCAGGGATGATGGACTGTAAGAAAGCCCTCTCTGAAACTGGTGGGGATCTAGAGAAGGCACAAGAGTATCTAAGAAAGAAAGGCCTCTCAAGTGCAGATAAGAAATCTAGCCGTCTAGCAGCTGAAGGAAGAATCGGATCCTACATTCACGACTCCCGTATTGGTGTTCTGATTGAAGTTAACTGTGAAACTGATTTCGTGGGGAGAAACGAAAGATTCAAAGAATTAGTCAATGACCTTGCAATGCAGGTAGTAGCATGCCCGGAGGTGAAGTTTGTGTCAATAGAGGACATTCCAGAAAGCATTGTAGAAAAGGAAAGAGAAATTGAGTTGCAGAGGGAGGACCTTCAGAACAAACCAGAAAACATTAGGGAGAAAATCGTTGATGGGCGGATTTCCAAGAGGCTTGGAGAACTTGTGCTTTTAGAACAACCTTTCATTAAGGATGATAGTATTTTGGTCAAGGATTTGGTAAAGCAAACTGTTGCTTCTCTTGGTGAGAACATAAAAGTCCGTAGATTTGTTCGTTTCACCATTGGCGAGATAGTCGCAGATGCGAGCGAGAAAATCGAAgcatga
- the LOC120071171 gene encoding auxin-responsive protein IAA27 codes for MSTPLEHDYIGLTESVPSLESSEKSSDRHNNAGLNLKATELRLGLPGSESPGRDDGFEDNSGFLHKSSVSGAKRGFSVAIDRASAKWVLPASAGSEADSSKNGGLFSPRGVNENKTQQPASAVSGVKDGISPSAKPVLHEEKPQLSPPAAKAQVVGWPPIRSFRKNSMATQPPKNTDDADGKLGSGCLYVKVSMDGAPYLRKVDLKTYGSYADLSLALEKMFSSFTIGHCGSNGVPNRDALNESRLMDLLHGSEYVLTYEDKDGDWMLVGDVPWEMFTESCTRMRIMKSSEAIGLAPRAMEKCKNRN; via the exons ATGTCTACACCGTTAGAACATGATTACATAGGCTTAACAGAGTCTGTTCCTTCTCTGGAAAGCTCTGAAAAGTCTTCTGATAGACACAACAATGCTGGTTTGAACCTTAAGGCTACTGAACTGAGGTTGGGTCTGCCGGGGTCGGAGTCGCCGGGGAGGGATGATGGGTTCGAGGACAATAGTGGGTTCCTTCACAAGAGCTCTGTTTCCGGGGCCAAGAGGGGTTTCTCTGTTGCCATTGATAGAGCTTCTGCCAAGTGGGTTTTACCAGCTTCTGCCGGATCTGAGGCCGATTCCTCCAAAAATGGGGGTTTGTTTTCTCCCAGAGGTGTTAATGAGAATAAGACTCAACAACCTGCTTCCGCTGTCTCTGGTGTCAAAGATGGTATTTCTCCGTCGGCTAAGCCAGTACTGCATGAGGAAAAGCCTCAGCTGTCTCCTCCTGCAGCTAA GGCACAAGTCGTAGGATGGCCACCCATTCGTTCTTTCCGTAAGAATTCAATGGCAACGCAGCCACCTAAAAATACAGATGATGCAGACGGTAAGTTGGGATCAGGCTGCCTTTACGTCAAGGTAAGTATGGATGGCGCACCGTATCTCAGGAAGGTTGATCTGAAAACTTATGGAAGCTATGCGGACCTCTCATTAGCCCTGGAGAAAATGTTCAGCAGCTTCACAATTG GTCATTGTGGCTCTAATGGAGTTCCCAACCGGGATGCATTAAACGAGAGTCGGTTGATGGATCTGCTCCATGGCTCTGAATATGTACTCACCTATGAAGATAAGGATGGTGATTGGATGCTCGTTGGTGATGTTCCATGGGA GATGTTCACTGAATCTTGCACAAGGATGAGGATCATGAAGAGTTCAGAGGCTATTGGGTTAG CTCCAAGGGCCATGGAGAAGTGCAAGAACCGTAATTAG